The genomic interval ACGAAGCCGCCCCAGCGCCGCGGTAGCTCGGTGAGGACGGCCCGCGCCTCGGCCTCGCTCGGGAAGGCCCCGAACACGCAGCTCCCGGTGCCGGTCAGCCGGGCGTGCGCCCGTTCACCGAGCCAGTCCAGGGCGGCCCCGATCTCCGGGTAGCGTGCTCGCACCACCGGCTCGCAGTCGTTGCGTCCCTCGCCGGCTAGAAAGCGGGCGATTGTGATGGGAGACGTATTGCGTGTCAAATCCGGGTCGTTGAACACCGCGGCGGTCGAAACCTCGAGATCCGGGCGGATGAGAAGGTACCAGGGCTCATCCAGGGAGATGGGGGTGAAGCGCTCGCCGATCCCTTCCGCCCAGGTCGCCTGCCCGTGGAGGAAGATTGGGACATCGGCTCCCAGCCGGCGGCCGATCGACTGGAGCTCCGGGGAAGACAGGCCGGCACCCCACAGGTGGTCGAGGGCCATGAGGGTGGTCGCGGCATCGGAGCTGCTGCCGCCCAGTCCGGCCCCGGTCGGGATGCGCTTGGTGACGCCGATATCGGCCCCGATTCGGGTCCCGGTTTGCGACTGGAGCAGGCGGGCGGCCCGCACGACCAGATCGGCCTCGGGGGCGACGCCGGGCAGGTCCGTCGTGCGCCGCACCTCACCGTCCTTCCGGAGCTCGAAAAACAAGGTGTCGCAGAGCCCCGCGAACTGGAACACGGTCTGCAGCTCATGGTAGCCGTCGGGGCGGCGGCCGAGGATGTGGAGGAAGAGATTGACCTTGGCGGGCGCCGGCCAGCCGGGCGACGATGCCACTAGCCGGATGCCCAGCGCCGCACGACGATGCGGACCCGGAAGCGATCGGTGCGCAGGAAGAGCTTGGAGGGCAGATCGAGGCCATCGCGGGCCTCGTAGCCGAGCACGCTGATCCGCCAGCCGGATTGCTCGAGCTCGGTCATTCGGCCTCGATCATCGACCGTCATGGCGGCGACCGGCGCGCGCGGCTCGGGGATCCCCCGCACCCAGTAACGCAGCCCGAACACCGGCAGGGTCCAGCCGAGCTGGGCAAGGATGAGACGCTCGGGGTCCTCGGCGCTCACGGTACGCCGGTCCGGGGTACGCATCACGACCTGGTTCGGGCCGCCGTCGAGCCCGTAGCTCCCCTGACCGAGCGGCGCGACGACACGCAGCGAATAGCGCTCCTCGTTCTGGGTCCAGAAAAGCGCGGCGTTCCAGCCCTCCTCGGGTGTCGCCAGCGCCACCCGCCCGGCGAGGTACCAGTCTTGGACCCTCGCCACGCGCTCGCGGTGCAGGGTCCAAAGCGCATCGCGATCCGCGCCCGTCAAGGGCTCGCCGGGCGGTGGTGTGAAGGGGGCGCAGCCGGCCGCCAGGAGGGCGAGCCCGAGCGCCGATAAGCGCATCACGGGGACAGGCGTTGCATGGCGTCCAGGACCTTGCGGTCCCCGGGTGCCAACTGCAGGGCATCCTCCCAGACCATGCGGGCCCCCTTCCGATCGCCCCGGAGCCAGAGGACCTCGCCCAAGTGCGCCGCGACCTCGGGGTCGTTGCGGAGCTTGAGCGCACGCCGCAGATATCCCTCGGCCTCGTCCAGCCGACCCATCCGATAGAGTACCCAGCCCAGGCTGTCGAGGACGTAGTAATCGTTCGGGCTCAACTCGTAGGCGCGCTTGATGAGGGCGTAGGCCTCCGGATAACGGGTCGTTTGATCGGCCAGGGAGTACCCCAGCGCGTTCAGTGCCTGGGAATTATCGGGTTCGCGCTCCAGGATGTGCTTGAGATCGCGCTCCAGGAGGTCCAGTCTCCCCATCTTCTCGGCCAGCATGGCGCGGCTGTACAAGAGGTCGCTGTTGAAACCCCCTTCGAGCGCGCGGTCATAGACGTCCATGGCCTCCCGGTACTTGCCTTCCTGGCTCAGGAGCTCGCCTTCGACCCGCGTGAGCCGGGTTTTCTGATCGGGGGTGGCCGGTGCGATGCCGTGGAGCTGTTCCCGTGCCGCGGGGAACCTCTTCTGCTTCATCATGGTGAGCGCCATGCTGAGCTGGGCATCGAAGTGGTTGTCGCCTTGCCCGACCGACGAGTACCACTTGATCGCCTGGTCGTAGTCCTTGCGGGTCTCCGCGAGCTGGCCGAGGTAATAGCTCGCCTCGTCGGCATACTCCTCGCCGTTCACGAGACGCCGGAAATGCGTCTCGGCGCCCTCCAGCGATTGGGTCTGAAGGTGCAGGATCCCGAGGGCGAAGCGCACCTCGGCATTGTCCGGCTGCATCTTCGCGAGGCCCTCGAACTGTTCCTTGGCGTCATCGAAACGCCGCTGATCGGCCAAGAGCCGCGCGTAGGCCATGCGCAGATCGAAGTCCTGCGGGTTCTTTTCGATCTGCCCTTCGAGCCACGCCAGGGCGCCCTCGGTGTCGCCCTGCTTTTGGCGGATCCCGACATAGGCCATGGCAATCGGGGTGGTCGGGGCGCCGCGCGCGAGGATCTGCTCCATGGCCTGGCGGGCGGCCGGGAGCTGATCGGTCTTGATCGCAAGCAAGGCATAGGCGAACAGGGCATCGGGGTCGTCCTGATGGGCGGCGACTAGGCGCCGCATGACCTCCAGGGCCGCCCGCTTGTCGCCTTCGTTGCCGAGGAAGCTCGCGATCATCTTGAGACCCTGTCCAGCGCCCTCCTTGGATGCGCTCATCACGAGCTCGAGGTGATGCAGGGCCTCGTCGACCTCGTCGTTGCGGATCAGGAGTGCCGCGAGTACCTGGCGGGCCTCGAGATCGGTGGGGGCGCGCTGCACCCAGAGCCCCGCAGCTTCGCGTGCCTCGGCATTGCGCTTCGCGAACACGGCGATGCCGGTGGCGCGCTCGGCGATGCGGGCGTCCGGGACGTGGCGCGCCAGATCGAGGTAGGAATCGAGGGCCAGCTCGACCTGGCCGCGCTGGCCGGCGAACTCGGCTACCAGGAGCTTGTAGAGGATGTCTTCGGTCAGTTCGACCCGCGGTGGCTGTTCGGCCTGCGCTGGCTGTTCGACCTGCGGTGCTGGGGCCGCGGGGGCCGGCGATGCTCGATCCGCCTGGGCGGGCGGCGCGGCATCGAGCGTGCTCCGGGTGCCGGCACAGCCCCCGAGGACCAGCGTGGCCAAGAGCACCCAGGCGGGGAACACGGACATTGTCATTGCGAGTCTGTTATCAACCTCTGGAATATCGATCTCTGGCACATCGACCCCGCCCGGGGGTGACGGCGACATCGCTCGGCGGGTTGAACTGGAAGGATTATGGAAGCGCACGGAACAGGCTGTCGGAACCCAGGCGGGACCTATTATTATACGCCAGTTCACCGGCTGCTTCGACCCCCTTATTTTATCTCTGGCTGGGGGCGAATGGCCGACCGCCAAATGTTCGGAAGCCCAATGGTCGAACACACCTGCACCGGTGCTTGTATTCAGGGGGGGCATCCCGCAAAATTCCTTGTGCCGGCCGGGGGTTCTGACCCCATCCGGCGGCCCGAGAGTCCCACCTCCCATGTCGTTACTCGTCGTCGGCGTCAATCACCGGACCGCGCCGGTATCCCTGCGCGAGAAGGTCTTCTTTGATGCGGACCGGCTCCCGGACGCCTTGCGTGATCTACGCGGCACGGACGGGGTCCATGAGGCCGTCATCGTCTCAACCTGTAATCGCACCGAGATCTATTGCAGTCAATTCGATTCGGATCTCGATCGGCCGGTGCGCTGGCTGGCCCGGCAACAGGGCCTGTGCGAGACCGATCTGACCCCCTACCTGTTCGGTCTCATGGAAGGGGAGGGCGTGCGGCACCTCTTGAGGGTGGCCTGCGGGCTCGACTCCATGGTCCTCGGTGAACCGCAGATCCTCGGTCAGATCAAGGACGCCTACCGCGCCGCCGTGGCGCACCGCACCCTCGGCAGGCTGCTCAACCGGCTGTTCCAGCATGCCTTCCACGTGGCCAAGCAGGTACGGACCGACACCGCCATCGGCACCAGCCCGGTATCGGTGGCGTTCGCGGCCGTGCGCCTCGCCGAGCAGATCTTCGGTGATCTCGGGCGTCACACGGCGCTTTGCATCGGCGCCGGCGACACCATCGCCCTGGTCGCCCGGCACCTCCACGAGCGCGGCACGCAGCGCATCATCGTCGCCAACCGCACCCTGGAGCGGGCGCAGTGTCTCGCGGTCCCGCTCGGTGGCTACGCGATCCCGCTCTCGCAGGTCGGAAACCATTTGAAAGAGGCGGACATCGTGGTCACGGCCACCTCGAGCACCGTCCCGGTCCTGGACCGGGCCGTGGTCGAGCGGGCCTTGCGGGCGCGCAAGCACCGCCCGATGTTCCTGGTCGATATCGCCGTCCCGCGCGATATCGATCCGGCCGTGGGAGGTATCTCCGATGTGTATCTCTACACCGTCGATGACCTCGAATCGGTGATCCAGGACAACCTGCACTCCCGACAGATCGCCGCGCGGCAGGCCGACGAGATCATCACGTCCGAGGTCCATTGCTACATGGACTGGGTGGGATCGCTGGACGCGGTAGCGGTGATCCGGGCCATCCGCGCGCGGGCGGATGCGCGGCGTGAGCGTGTGCTCGCGGCGGCGCGGCGGCGCCTGGCGCTCGGAGACGATCCCAAAGATGTTCTCGAGCAACTGGCCCGCCGCCTGACCAACACCCTGATCCACCCGCCGAGCGCCAAACTCCGGGCGCCCGACAACATCGATCGGGAAGCGCTCATCAAGGCCGCGCGCGATCTGTTCGGCGTGGACTAGCGGGCGATGTCGGGGATGAAGGTCACGATCGCGTCCTGCACCGGGGGAGGGCCCATGGAGCGGCTCGCCCGTGCGCTCACGGCCTTGGGTGCCGAGGCGCAGGTCCTCGAGGAGTTCAGCGATCGGCGTTGGCGCGAGCTGATGGCGTCAGGGGGCATCGGCCGCGCCCGCGCGCGCATCGGGTCCATGCTGGTCTTTCCGTTTCGTGCCATCGCCCATGGGTTCTTTCGCCGTCCCAGCGTGTTGGTGGCGACGACCAATCCCTTCCATCTGCCGCTC from Pseudomonadota bacterium carries:
- the lolB gene encoding lipoprotein insertase outer membrane protein LolB, whose translation is MRLSALGLALLAAGCAPFTPPPGEPLTGADRDALWTLHRERVARVQDWYLAGRVALATPEEGWNAALFWTQNEERYSLRVVAPLGQGSYGLDGGPNQVVMRTPDRRTVSAEDPERLILAQLGWTLPVFGLRYWVRGIPEPRAPVAAMTVDDRGRMTELEQSGWRISVLGYEARDGLDLPSKLFLRTDRFRVRIVVRRWASG
- the hemA gene encoding glutamyl-tRNA reductase; translation: MSLLVVGVNHRTAPVSLREKVFFDADRLPDALRDLRGTDGVHEAVIVSTCNRTEIYCSQFDSDLDRPVRWLARQQGLCETDLTPYLFGLMEGEGVRHLLRVACGLDSMVLGEPQILGQIKDAYRAAVAHRTLGRLLNRLFQHAFHVAKQVRTDTAIGTSPVSVAFAAVRLAEQIFGDLGRHTALCIGAGDTIALVARHLHERGTQRIIVANRTLERAQCLAVPLGGYAIPLSQVGNHLKEADIVVTATSSTVPVLDRAVVERALRARKHRPMFLVDIAVPRDIDPAVGGISDVYLYTVDDLESVIQDNLHSRQIAARQADEIITSEVHCYMDWVGSLDAVAVIRAIRARADARRERVLAAARRRLALGDDPKDVLEQLARRLTNTLIHPPSAKLRAPDNIDREALIKAARDLFGVD
- the ispE gene encoding 4-(cytidine 5'-diphospho)-2-C-methyl-D-erythritol kinase — protein: MASSPGWPAPAKVNLFLHILGRRPDGYHELQTVFQFAGLCDTLFFELRKDGEVRRTTDLPGVAPEADLVVRAARLLQSQTGTRIGADIGVTKRIPTGAGLGGSSSDAATTLMALDHLWGAGLSSPELQSIGRRLGADVPIFLHGQATWAEGIGERFTPISLDEPWYLLIRPDLEVSTAAVFNDPDLTRNTSPITIARFLAGEGRNDCEPVVRARYPEIGAALDWLGERAHARLTGTGSCVFGAFPSEAEARAVLTELPRRWGGFVAEGRNRSPLLDRLAVL
- a CDS encoding tetratricopeptide repeat protein; translated protein: MSVFPAWVLLATLVLGGCAGTRSTLDAAPPAQADRASPAPAAPAPQVEQPAQAEQPPRVELTEDILYKLLVAEFAGQRGQVELALDSYLDLARHVPDARIAERATGIAVFAKRNAEAREAAGLWVQRAPTDLEARQVLAALLIRNDEVDEALHHLELVMSASKEGAGQGLKMIASFLGNEGDKRAALEVMRRLVAAHQDDPDALFAYALLAIKTDQLPAARQAMEQILARGAPTTPIAMAYVGIRQKQGDTEGALAWLEGQIEKNPQDFDLRMAYARLLADQRRFDDAKEQFEGLAKMQPDNAEVRFALGILHLQTQSLEGAETHFRRLVNGEEYADEASYYLGQLAETRKDYDQAIKWYSSVGQGDNHFDAQLSMALTMMKQKRFPAAREQLHGIAPATPDQKTRLTRVEGELLSQEGKYREAMDVYDRALEGGFNSDLLYSRAMLAEKMGRLDLLERDLKHILEREPDNSQALNALGYSLADQTTRYPEAYALIKRAYELSPNDYYVLDSLGWVLYRMGRLDEAEGYLRRALKLRNDPEVAAHLGEVLWLRGDRKGARMVWEDALQLAPGDRKVLDAMQRLSP